The following proteins come from a genomic window of Diceros bicornis minor isolate mBicDic1 chromosome 36, mDicBic1.mat.cur, whole genome shotgun sequence:
- the LOC131398930 gene encoding aldo-keto reductase family 1 member C23-like protein has translation MDPKVRRVELNDGHFIPVLGFGTYEPEEVPKSTTLEATKLAIGAGFRHIDCAYAYNNEKEVGLAIRSKIEDGTVKRKDVFYTSKLWITFLRPELVRPALEKSLKNLQLDYVDLYIIHFPMALKPGEELFPTDEHGKAIFDTVDLCATWEAMEKCKDAGLTKSIGVSNFNRRQLEKILNKPGLKYKPVCNQVECHPYLNQSKLLDFCKSKDIVLVAYSALGSQRPKQWVDQSSPVLLDDPVLSAMAKKYEQTPALIALRYQLQRGVVVLAKSYNEKRIKENMQVFEFQLTSEDMKVLDGLNRNLRYGRFHIAVDHPEYPFSDEY, from the exons ATGGATCCCAAAGTCCGGCGTGTGGAACTAAATGATGGACATTTCATTCCTGTACTGGGATTTGGCACCTATGAACCTGAAGAG GTTCCTAAGAGCACAACTCTGGAGGCCACTAAATTAGCTATTGGTGCTGGGTTCCGCCATATCGATTGTGCTTATGCATACAATAATGAAAAAGAGGTTGGGCTGGCTATCCGAAGCAAAATTGAAGATGGCACTGTGAAGAGAAAAGACGTATTCTACACTTCAAAG CTTTGGATCACTTTCCTTCGACCAGAGTTGGTCCGACCAGCCTTGGAAAAGTCTCTGAAAAATCTTCAACTGGACTATGTTGATCTGTACATTATTCACTTTCCAATGGCTCTGAAG CCAGGGGAAGAACTTTTTCCAACAGATGAACATGGAAAAGCAATATTTGACACAGTGGATCTCTGTGCCACGTGGGAG GCCATGGAGAAGTGTAAGGATGCAGGACTGACCAAGTCCATCGGGGTGTCCAACTTTAACCGCAGGCAGCTGGAGAAGATCCTGAACAAGCCAGGGCTCAAGTACAAGCCTGTCTGCAACCAG GTCGAATGTCATCCTTATCTCAACCAGAGCAAACTGTTGGATTTCTGCAAGTCAAAAGATATTGTCCTAGTTGCCTATAGTGCTTTGGGATCCCAACGTCCAAAACAGTG GGTAGACCAGAGCTCCCCGGTTCTCTTGGATGATCCAGTTCTTAGTGCCATGGCAAAAAAGTACGAGCAAACTCCAGCACTGATTGCCCTTCGCTACCAGCTACAGCGTGGGGTTGTGGTCCTGGCCAAGAGTTACAATGAGAAGCGGATCAAAGAGAATATGCAG GTTTTTGAATTCCAGTTGACTTCAGAGGACATGAAAGTCCTAGACGGCCTAAACAGAAATCTTCGATATGGACGTTTTCACAT TGCTGTTGACCACCCTGAGTATCCATTTTCTGATGAATATTAA